In Glycine soja cultivar W05 chromosome 10, ASM419377v2, whole genome shotgun sequence, the genomic stretch GAGGGATCTTAACAATAGTTATTATTTAGtggacttaattattttttttaagtgaactAGTGATCCTAAGAGCTTATCATGTCAAGGAAGTGATGGAATAGTTTTTGTTTATATCTAACACATGGCTTCACATAAAAGCACTTTTGTCTTTGAAACTATATAGGACAAGGCTCCTActaccttgtgctgaaaaattcaaagagaacaagaaatGGCCTTGTAACTTCTTGGGCAAAAAGCCTCCAGTATCATTTTATGGAACCAGTTACCCAAAAACATTAAGCCAGTGGGTGCAATCTTATAAAGATTTTCCATACATAGAACGAAGCTACCTTGTAATCAAGTGGTGAATCCCATATCACTATAGCACTATCATCAGGTGACCATTCGATATCAGCCAAGTCTAGAGTGTCGACTGCAAAATTGCCCATGATTTCCCATGTGTGACaagataacagatttatatagTCCTTGCAATCACGCCTTGAGCATATTGCTGCAAATTTTCCATCTCGAGTGAAAGAAACTCCTTTGGAAGCATGCTTTGGCCACTGTAAATGCACACAAGCTGTATTTAACAATGACCAAACAATTAAACGCAACTGGAAATCTGATGTGGTGAGTATGTGGCGGCTATCTGGGCTCCACCTCGCATATGCAATACCAGCAGGTCCTTCATCTATCTTGCATGTCCATTCTGGCTGGGTCAGTGACCAAGCCTGTATCATTGGCTTTTTGTAGAGACCACAAAGAATATATTCAGAATCAAGGGCCCATTCAATATAGCTAATCTTGTCTAAGCATGAAAACAACTGCACAACCTGCATAAGCCAAAAAGAATGATTGCAAACCAGGAACTAGAGGCAGATAATTGGAATTAAGCAGCTTAATCAATGAGTCGGATGGAAAAAGCGCATGACACCAAAGTATATAATTAGCATAAATCTCATCAAAACCTAGAGAGTATAGTCCCAAATATATTCTTTGACTATCTTATTacccatatttttttaatatacatcaTTCACCATCAAAAAGCATATATTTCTTCcttcaagaacaagcttgtacTATTTTGCATGAAGTGATCAGGTAAAGAAACAGCATCATATACACTCACAATTATAAGTTGGTATAGAAAGATCATATGAGAAGCAATGGTGAAGTAGAGTAAGACATAATaattgatgcaagctccatacaagggctgaaaaatcctatatttctagggtaccctacctacaatatggagccctaaatacaaggaccaaatataatgacattctagtctaatatgtacaaagataattggacccaaccttggctcatgggctcagaaatctaccctaaggttcatgagaaccctagggccttcttcagcagctctagcccaatctttttggagcctcttgctcatggttctagtgattggtcccttcctagggaggattgcatcaataatAATCTACATAAATCATCATGCTCCACCGGATATCACCCctattttattttcctacaAATCTAAGTATCTAACAAAGAACCATCAAGCTTCACTTCTCTAAATAAACCCCATTATCACCACAACTCTCTAATTCCTCAAAAATATGCATATGCAAAATAACCTGGcgagaagataaaaaaagattttttttttttttgtcatgtatgaaaaaagaagaaacaagaaagaaaacccAGATCCCGTTTCCTTGCCAGGACTCCCATGTTCTTCCTAAAAGCTTAAATTCTCCTAAAAGTGTCTCCCAGAAACTCAAAACTAGAAAGAGTGCACTCCATGGGAcccacaaaacaaaaattgaaaattgaagcagCGTTTGAAGAAGGGTATCAAAAAAACGAAACCTTGAAAGAAACGGTCTCCCGAATGACGAGACGATAATCAACAGCAACGGCAATGAAGCGAGCGTCGGGAGAGAAACAACAGGGACCCGTTTGCTTGTAAGATTCAGTGAACTCCATCGATCGATTATTACCACCAAATGGCAAATGGGGCAATTGGTTTTGCTTCAAGTTTTAAACTTTacacaaagaaaagaagaagaaaggtacATAGTAAGTTAAGGTTGCGGTGAGAGGTGAGTGGAGTTAAACTATCTGTGGTGACTGACAGAACAGAAGTAGATCTGGAAGTGGGAACCTTGTGTCGCTGTCTTGTTGCATAAATTCCTTTGAGAGTGAGACAGACAAGATTTTCAAATCCTTTTATGCAAACTAAGGTACCGTTAAATCATAAATTCATTAGGTGTGATgctttttgcttcttcttttgcttCACCCCATGTTTGAATGGATAAATTCGAATTCAGtcaaaaataaactaataattccCCTCACTTTGACAATAAAGTTTTATACACtaataatgcataaaaaaaaatttcttacaaaaataaactaaaaaatataggaTAACAGTATAAGTTACTgtgatataatattttagtaatcataacaatataaatttaaatttaaatcattataaattatttattctatttaatcattttgttgcaaatagaaataaaaacaaatgataaaGAATCTCCATGGTGAAATAAAAACATGTGACATTAAACTGTTGAGTACGACTATTTGTTGAAACTAAATGTTATATTTATGAGacattttataatatatctttctacttttaatattttataagtcTACTGATAATGaatattgttgaaaaatatgtttttttagtttcatattaacgtaacttaaattttaaatctataactctacaaattttgtttaaattttttttattgattattattttatattaaaatatccaTAGACAAaacatggaaagaaagaaagattgatcatttttttttacttcaaaatgTATGAATGTGAAGTCAATCACAACATTATTATAATTAGATACAATATAGAACTAGATTACACCTTTAATGCTTATAAAGCtagttaatcattttttaatttttttaatattaataaatatgaaatatacagtttttaagaaaatatttaataaactaCTTCAATAAGCTGTATTTGATAtaacttattaaatattttttttttacataaaccaGTATCTCTAATGTAAGTTTAAggtcagaaaaaagaaaaaaaatgcatctAGGACCAACAGAAATATGTACTTCCTGATCTTACATCTCCATTCTCCAATAATAGATGCAAATGCAAAAGCTCGTAATAgaattttatatacaaaatcCAACCCAAAATTTTATTCATCATTTACAGAGGAATTAAAACTCAATCTACAAGACGAGTGATTGAGAATGAGTTTTAACCACCAGAAAAAACAGATCAAGGCTATATACTTATCCCTTAAGCAATAAATCTATAAAACTGAGACATTTATCGTGAGAAGATTGACAGTATTTCTTCTCTACACTTCTGTTATCACCTTCATAACACTGCAAGTGTCACTGCCATAAGGTATTATATACTGATTGATTGAGAGATGATAGAGATCTTTCCTAGTTGTAGATTTTCACAGGCTTCTCAAATGTGTGACGGTTCTGCAAAATTGAGAAATAATCATTGTAGACTTCTGAAACCTGCAACATAAAATTATTCCCAGTGACTTATATTCACAGTTGTCATTGCATTAGGATTAAGTTACCAATTGTCCGGTCGtaaacattttctattttttattttcatttcatgttttcgtagataattacaaaaaacttattttcactTTGCTTCATGTTTCCAAATATttgtgaaaataatatttttgatgtTTTCACTGTTTTCTGTACAGACattgaaaataagaaacaagGTGAAAACAAGGGAACATTTCTGTATTTATTGTGAAAGcaggaaatgaaagaaaaaatgttttctcaaaAGCCTactctatctttcttttttgttgacaATTTAGTTCCCAATATCCACTACTATAGTCCATAGAGTATTATTGTTGGTATGGTTGCTATTTGACAGAATATTCCTCAAGTTTAACAGGCACCGCTAGAATAAATTATTTCACCATTTCATTCACTCAATTTGTGAGTTACTGTTGTGACTCTATAATTAGCTTGCTCTGGACTGTTGTATTTGATACCATATTAGGTTTACATAATTTGAAAACCTCCTATGTTTCTTAAACAAGTATTTGACAAAATAAGCCATTTTAGAATAAGTTTCTTCTATGCTTAGTTTCTGCCTTTCTGGACagattttcttatattaattacTCCCTCGtgtctcaaatataagaaacaCACTTTTGCTAAAATGGCTACTATTAAATGAGGTGTTAGTtccaatgacttttttttttaatttctgataACAAGTTTCAATGAAAGATAAGTTgcgaaaaaaaatattttttaattgagattgaTGCAATTAAATGTGGTTAACTAACTTTCTTAGTTAACACAAAATAGTGTTTTCCCTTAAATTTGAGACCGAAAAGAGTAGACCTTAATGCGTTTAATTTCATACATGTAATCAATTAGAATACATTCAAGATGATTTGGgttaacaaaatatttctcACAATGCAACTTAGATTCTAGAAACCCAAAACGATTCAACCCTATCCATATATGCCAATAGGAAACAGTTCATAGAAGTCCAGTTTATATTACTGGACAAAAAGTTCCTAAAATCACATTGCAGAAATATGGTCAATTTAGTTTTTGATTGCTACAGAAAATCTATGGTTGCAGGATCAAAACTAATTCTATGTTGCTATATTTTCTTAATAGCTAGATGtaacaaaatataatcaattaatcatgCATAAAAAGTAAtaccacttttttcttttattgtttttatctaCCCTAAATTTTGAATGGCCGTGCTAGATCCACATTTTATGGTAAAagatagtgtgtgtgtgtgcatatATACCACCTAAACAGGTACAATGGGAAATCCaccaaaggaaagaaagaagccAATCCCCAATATTTACCTGGTTGACTGCATAGGACTTTTTTGGAGCACTGTCATCGTGTTCCAATCCAAGATATTGCTCCCAAACACCATATATATCCCTTCTCTAAACAATCAAACAGTGCAAATTTGTAATAACTTAATCATGTAGAAGTTAAACAATACGCCTAAATAGATTCCATTGACAACCTTGGGCTCCTACATACACAaccaaaatgaaaaatcaaCATGAGAAAAGAGAAGACTGGTTGACAGACCTGAAATCGATCAAAAACAATATCTGAATCTTGTAGGTATTCAGGAGGACCATGTAACACAAATGCAAATCTCCACTGGAAAGACAGACAACAGaaggaaaaatatatcaattgtGAAATAAAACCTTGGTAGCTCTACACCCAGAAAGTAATTGAAGCAGGGCTGAAACACAGATGGACCAGACTGTCA encodes the following:
- the LOC114371798 gene encoding ubiquitin carboxyl-terminal hydrolase 12-like, with product MKEDLLLFFKPYDPSHEKLWYLLLLLSFRVKLHVVTQMPFLLFSQWRFAFVLHGPPEYLQDSDIVFDRFQRRDIYGVWEQYLGLEHDDSAPKKSYAVNQVSEVYNDYFSILQNRHTFEKPVKIYN